Proteins co-encoded in one Flavivirga eckloniae genomic window:
- a CDS encoding helix-turn-helix domain-containing protein, which translates to MVIYIVGIFIAVFLSLLLLIKKNKSRADKILVLWLIFISISQIYNYANISETIYQYPNWLGTSFGIPIIIGAFLYFYVREITGNPLNNILVILLHFVPTITIYLLATEFYLLPDAEKLYVYKNDGVGFEWFLITNNLVIAISGLAYSIWSIVLIKRYRIKIQDDFSNTDKKELQWLWLLSFGFVFIWILSAFFDNHIIYLAVVVFVLCIAVFGINQLNIFNSTQVLEQQASKEDIGNTVKKDAIKAHSKPRTPVGKYEKSGLTEDMASQIYAKLNRLVNENAIYKNEELTLVEFAKELEVHPNHLSQVINEMEGKNFYNYINALRVNAFIELASLPENKKYTMISLAYDCGFSTKSTFNKHFKLQTGKTPTEFFNA; encoded by the coding sequence ATGGTGATTTATATAGTTGGGATTTTTATAGCTGTTTTTCTTTCACTTCTTTTATTAATAAAAAAGAATAAATCGCGTGCGGATAAGATTTTGGTACTGTGGCTAATATTTATTTCTATTAGTCAAATATATAATTATGCTAATATTAGTGAGACGATTTATCAGTATCCAAACTGGTTAGGAACCAGTTTTGGAATTCCCATAATTATTGGAGCCTTTTTGTATTTCTATGTAAGGGAGATAACGGGAAACCCTTTAAATAATATTTTGGTAATACTATTACATTTTGTGCCAACTATTACTATTTATCTTTTAGCTACAGAGTTTTATTTATTGCCGGATGCAGAAAAATTATATGTTTATAAAAATGATGGTGTAGGGTTTGAGTGGTTTTTAATAACTAATAACCTAGTTATTGCAATTTCCGGATTGGCTTATTCTATTTGGTCTATCGTTTTGATAAAAAGGTATAGGATAAAAATTCAGGATGATTTTTCAAATACCGATAAAAAAGAATTACAATGGCTTTGGTTGCTTTCATTCGGATTTGTTTTTATTTGGATACTTTCAGCTTTTTTCGATAACCATATTATTTATCTGGCAGTTGTGGTTTTTGTATTATGCATTGCCGTTTTTGGGATTAATCAATTAAATATCTTTAATTCAACTCAAGTATTAGAGCAGCAAGCTTCAAAAGAAGATATTGGGAACACTGTTAAAAAAGATGCTATCAAAGCGCATTCAAAACCCAGAACCCCAGTTGGAAAATATGAAAAATCTGGTTTAACTGAGGATATGGCATCACAGATTTATGCTAAATTAAATAGGTTGGTTAATGAGAATGCTATCTATAAAAATGAAGAACTCACCTTGGTAGAGTTTGCAAAAGAGCTGGAGGTACATCCTAACCATTTATCGCAGGTTATTAATGAAATGGAGGGCAAAAACTTCTATAATTATATAAATGCGCTTCGGGTTAATGCATTTATCGAGCTGGCATCACTTCCTGAAAATAAGAAATACACCATGATTTCTTTGGCTTACGATTGTGGTTTTAGTACCAAGTCTACTTTTAACAAGCATTTTAAACTACAAACCGGAAAAACACCTACCGAATTTTTTAACGCTTAG
- a CDS encoding adenylate/guanylate cyclase domain-containing protein, with translation MQFHPLYKRYFWQIFTFGIIWLFFGLTYVMLEYGILGQLTIYPATGNKYSPHNSIIMISSGSFLIGLVQGCVEVLWLKAYFKHKSFWIKILFKSIFYTLFVIVFLIALTLVYNSFLHKAPIFSSVVIGTLLVFMKKFSFWSIILYSGIILDISLFYSEIRDYLGENVMINYLGKYHKPKQETRIFMFLDMKSSTTIAESLGHKAYFELLKTYYADMTNAILETSGEVYQYVGDEIVVTWKEKPGVYKNNCIHCFRKISEAINKKRDKYIERFGLVPEFKAGYHIGMVTTGEIGVIKKDLIHTGDILNTSARIQAECNKFNSKVLISEALSEKLVEDHRFSCIKIDNLLLRGKNHHIQLYKVVFD, from the coding sequence ATGCAATTTCATCCGTTATACAAACGCTATTTCTGGCAGATTTTTACTTTCGGAATCATTTGGTTGTTTTTTGGTTTAACCTATGTTATGCTCGAGTATGGCATTTTGGGACAACTTACCATATATCCTGCAACAGGAAACAAATACAGTCCGCACAATTCAATAATTATGATTAGTAGTGGCAGTTTTTTGATAGGCTTGGTTCAGGGATGTGTTGAAGTTTTATGGCTCAAAGCATATTTTAAACATAAATCATTCTGGATCAAAATTTTATTCAAAAGCATTTTCTATACGCTTTTTGTTATTGTTTTTCTCATAGCGCTAACCCTTGTTTACAATTCATTTTTACACAAGGCTCCCATATTTTCGTCGGTTGTTATTGGCACCTTACTGGTGTTTATGAAGAAGTTCTCCTTTTGGAGCATCATATTATATTCAGGCATCATATTAGACATTTCTTTATTTTACTCGGAAATTAGAGACTATTTAGGTGAAAATGTCATGATTAACTACCTTGGCAAGTACCATAAACCCAAACAAGAAACACGTATATTTATGTTTCTGGATATGAAATCATCAACCACAATAGCAGAAAGCCTAGGTCATAAAGCATATTTTGAGCTTTTAAAAACCTATTATGCCGATATGACCAATGCTATTTTAGAAACTTCTGGCGAAGTATATCAATATGTTGGTGATGAAATTGTGGTTACCTGGAAAGAAAAGCCCGGGGTTTATAAAAACAACTGTATACATTGTTTTAGAAAAATTTCTGAAGCCATAAACAAAAAAAGAGATAAGTATATAGAACGATTTGGTTTAGTACCGGAGTTTAAAGCAGGTTACCACATTGGTATGGTTACAACCGGAGAAATAGGTGTTATTAAAAAAGACCTCATCCATACCGGCGATATTTTAAACACCTCGGCACGTATACAGGCAGAGTGCAATAAATTTAATTCTAAAGTGCTTATCTCGGAAGCGCTTTCAGAAAAACTAGTAGAAGACCATCGGTTTTCCTGTATTAAAATTGATAACTTATTACTTCGCGGGAAAAACCATCATATACAGTTGTATAAGGTGGTTTTTGATTAG
- a CDS encoding DUF6520 family protein → MKTKLLKLILPIFVLVLAIMVSFAFSSNENSSEEVIPIAWYTEYTGHCFQLPFPPEDCGVDYVGPICTTQILQPVPPYLVTKDLYRYIGCSVLLFRPF, encoded by the coding sequence ATGAAAACAAAACTTTTAAAACTTATTTTGCCAATATTTGTATTAGTACTGGCTATTATGGTTTCTTTTGCTTTTAGCTCTAATGAAAATAGTAGTGAAGAAGTAATACCAATTGCATGGTACACAGAATATACAGGTCATTGCTTTCAATTACCGTTTCCACCTGAAGATTGCGGTGTAGATTATGTAGGCCCCATTTGTACAACTCAAATATTGCAACCTGTGCCACCTTATTTAGTTACAAAAGACTTGTATCGTTATATTGGGTGTTCTGTACTTTTATTCCGACCCTTTTAG
- the lpdA gene encoding dihydrolipoyl dehydrogenase — protein sequence MNSYDVAVIGSGPGGYVAAIRCAQLGMKTAIIEKYSTLGGTCLNVGCIPSKALLDSSHHYEDAVKHFEEHGIEIPGDIKVNLEKMIARKQAVVDQTIGGVDFLMKKNNIDVYQGLGSFKDATHITISGDETTEIEAKNTIIATGSKPSSLPFINIDKERVITSTEALKLKEIPKHLIVIGGGVIGLELGQVYKRLGADVSVVEFMDRIIPTMDAGLSKELNKVLKKQKFKINASHKVKSVERVGDEVIVKADNKKGEEVEFKGDYCLVSVGRRPYTDGLNAEAAGVKLNDRGQVEVNDHLQTSASNIYAIGDVIKGAMLAHKAEEEGVFVAETLAGQKPHVDYNLIPGVVYTWPEVAAVGKTEEQLKEAGIEYKKGQFPMRALGRSRASMDLDGFVKVLADKTTDEILGVHMVGARAADMIAEAVVAMEYRASAEDVSRMSHAHPTFTEAIKEAALAATDDRALHM from the coding sequence ATGAATTCATACGATGTAGCCGTAATAGGTTCAGGTCCTGGAGGATATGTAGCAGCAATACGTTGTGCGCAATTAGGAATGAAAACAGCCATTATAGAAAAGTACTCAACGTTAGGGGGAACTTGTTTAAATGTTGGTTGTATACCAAGTAAAGCCCTTTTAGATTCTTCCCATCATTACGAAGATGCGGTAAAGCATTTTGAAGAGCATGGTATAGAAATACCAGGGGATATTAAGGTGAATTTAGAAAAAATGATTGCTCGTAAGCAGGCTGTAGTTGATCAAACTATTGGTGGTGTCGATTTCTTGATGAAGAAAAATAATATCGATGTTTATCAAGGTTTAGGAAGTTTTAAAGATGCCACACATATTACGATTTCGGGAGATGAAACTACCGAAATTGAAGCCAAAAACACGATTATAGCAACTGGAAGTAAACCTTCAAGTTTGCCATTTATAAATATTGATAAAGAGCGCGTTATAACATCTACAGAAGCTTTAAAACTTAAAGAAATACCAAAACATTTAATTGTTATTGGTGGAGGTGTTATTGGTTTAGAGCTTGGACAGGTATATAAAAGATTAGGTGCAGACGTTTCGGTTGTTGAATTTATGGATCGTATTATTCCAACCATGGATGCAGGCCTATCTAAAGAGCTTAATAAAGTTTTAAAGAAGCAGAAGTTTAAAATTAACGCATCGCATAAAGTAAAATCTGTGGAACGTGTAGGTGATGAAGTTATCGTAAAAGCAGACAATAAAAAAGGTGAAGAGGTAGAGTTTAAAGGCGATTATTGTTTAGTGTCTGTAGGACGTCGTCCTTATACAGATGGTTTAAATGCCGAAGCAGCAGGCGTAAAGTTAAATGATAGAGGACAGGTTGAGGTAAATGATCATTTACAAACAAGTGCTTCTAACATTTATGCTATAGGAGATGTTATAAAAGGGGCTATGTTAGCACACAAAGCGGAAGAAGAAGGTGTATTTGTTGCAGAAACGTTAGCAGGACAAAAACCACATGTAGATTATAATTTAATTCCAGGAGTCGTTTATACATGGCCAGAAGTTGCTGCTGTTGGAAAAACAGAAGAGCAACTTAAAGAAGCTGGAATCGAATACAAAAAAGGACAATTCCCTATGCGTGCTTTAGGAAGAAGTAGAGCGAGTATGGATTTAGATGGATTTGTAAAAGTGCTTGCAGATAAAACAACCGACGAAATTTTAGGTGTGCACATGGTAGGTGCCCGTGCTGCAGATATGATTGCAGAAGCCGTTGTGGCGATGGAATATAGAGCGTCTGCTGAGGATGTATCGCGTATGTCTCATGCACATCCTACATTTACTGAGGCTATCAAAGAAGCAGCTTTAGCAGCTACTGATGATAGAGCGCTGCATATGTGA
- a CDS encoding S41 family peptidase, producing MKKTVLLVLVVLILVSCTSVKTHNEQITKLHPVVDLHEDIDKVYNQLKRHHPKLYQYTPKEVLDFKFDSLKEAIKTPINSREFYKKLAPVVSQVKQGHISLGSANKWYTKKERKQLLKRKFEFYALDFEYLQNKLWVKSTRGKDSTVVGCEVVKIEDDLVSDLIDVYKTRFSSDGYNTTLHNRYVGRRFSSFYYKDKGYVDSLRVTFKNEDSLFIKTLRRIEKKKKSKKKDSTKIVKPVKLTSAEKKANRIAAKKKRKFNRMHGFIKKYKTYTRNFRFVEEAEDVAYMKLRGFTNGNYKRFYKESFAKLDSAKTKYLILDLRDNGGGRIAEIDYLYSHLTNKQYKFIEDSEVNSRIPFLKFLMSNTTPNSIKVLSGLASPVIVVQNLIRTRKQEGKLYYRFRQTRLRGPRPLHFTGDIYVLINGNSFSASSLISTHLKATKRATFVGEETGGAYNGTVAGIYKLYELPNTKLKIRMGMMQIEAPQKQSPDGYGVMPDIEISSSIIDRNLKKDPEFDWVIKDIERKR from the coding sequence ATGAAAAAAACGGTTTTATTAGTTTTGGTTGTATTGATTTTAGTGTCTTGTACAAGCGTTAAAACCCATAACGAACAGATAACCAAATTACATCCCGTAGTAGATTTACATGAAGACATTGATAAGGTTTACAATCAATTAAAAAGACATCATCCCAAATTATATCAATATACTCCTAAAGAAGTTTTAGATTTTAAATTCGACAGTTTAAAAGAAGCTATTAAAACACCCATTAATTCTCGTGAATTTTACAAAAAGCTAGCGCCTGTAGTTTCTCAGGTGAAACAGGGGCATATTTCGTTGGGTTCTGCAAATAAATGGTACACAAAAAAGGAACGAAAACAGTTGCTTAAGCGTAAGTTTGAATTTTATGCTTTAGATTTTGAATACTTACAAAACAAACTTTGGGTTAAAAGCACCAGAGGCAAGGACTCTACTGTTGTAGGTTGCGAAGTGGTTAAAATTGAAGACGATTTGGTTTCAGATTTAATAGATGTATATAAAACACGTTTTTCATCAGATGGCTATAATACCACATTGCATAACAGATATGTGGGACGCCGTTTTTCCAGTTTTTATTACAAGGATAAAGGTTATGTAGATAGCTTAAGGGTTACCTTTAAAAATGAGGACTCGTTATTTATAAAAACTTTGAGGCGAATAGAAAAGAAAAAGAAGTCTAAGAAGAAAGATTCTACTAAAATTGTAAAACCTGTAAAGTTAACTTCCGCAGAAAAAAAAGCCAATCGCATAGCAGCTAAAAAGAAACGAAAGTTTAACAGAATGCACGGCTTTATAAAAAAGTATAAAACGTATACACGAAACTTTCGTTTTGTAGAGGAAGCCGAAGATGTGGCTTATATGAAGCTAAGAGGGTTTACTAATGGTAATTACAAACGGTTCTACAAGGAAAGTTTTGCGAAGTTGGATTCTGCAAAAACGAAATATTTAATTTTAGATTTAAGAGATAATGGTGGTGGTAGAATAGCCGAAATAGACTATCTGTATTCACATTTAACCAATAAACAGTATAAGTTTATTGAAGATAGCGAAGTGAATAGTCGCATACCGTTCTTGAAATTTTTAATGAGTAATACTACGCCTAATAGTATAAAAGTGCTGTCTGGTTTGGCTTCTCCTGTAATTGTTGTTCAAAATTTAATAAGGACCAGAAAACAAGAAGGAAAGTTATATTACAGGTTTAGACAGACGAGACTTAGGGGCCCTAGACCTTTACATTTTACGGGAGATATTTATGTGCTGATTAACGGGAATTCATTTTCGGCTTCCTCATTAATATCCACACATTTAAAAGCTACAAAAAGAGCCACTTTTGTTGGTGAAGAAACAGGGGGCGCTTATAATGGCACTGTTGCCGGAATTTATAAGCTATACGAACTGCCAAATACCAAACTAAAAATTAGGATGGGTATGATGCAAATAGAAGCACCACAAAAACAAAGTCCCGATGGTTATGGCGTAATGCCAGATATTGAAATTTCATCCTCAATTATTGACAGAAACCTAAAAAAAGACCCCGAGTTTGATTGGGTTATAAAAGATATTGAGCGTAAACGATAA